The Sporomusa termitida genome has a window encoding:
- a CDS encoding GNAT family N-acetyltransferase, protein MGIEFKKVSGFNRGILFELLKDAYSFDCRYEQSYNSDWQVFDNFFFGNLQIADKYGFITTLNEEAIGFISWDPRNMPKYAEIGHNCIASKHKSNGYGKIQLQAAVNRIAQNDVRKIIVTTNDDLIPAQRMYESVGFTIYQKKKNQNIADFIGELIDYVYFL, encoded by the coding sequence ATGGGTATTGAATTTAAAAAAGTGAGCGGCTTTAATCGAGGAATACTCTTTGAATTATTGAAAGATGCGTATTCATTTGATTGCAGATATGAACAAAGTTATAATTCTGACTGGCAAGTTTTTGACAACTTTTTCTTTGGCAATTTGCAAATTGCAGATAAATATGGGTTTATCACAACACTAAACGAGGAAGCCATCGGCTTTATTTCCTGGGACCCGAGAAACATGCCTAAGTATGCGGAAATTGGCCATAACTGCATTGCTTCAAAACATAAAAGCAATGGTTATGGTAAAATACAGCTGCAAGCAGCGGTCAATAGAATCGCCCAAAATGATGTGAGAAAAATCATTGTAACCACGAATGATGACCTAATCCCTGCGCAACGAATGTATGAGAGTGTTGGGTTCACAATATATCAAAAAAAGAAGAATCAAAACATTGCAGATTTTATTGGTGAACTCATAGATTATGTATATTTTTTATAG
- the dapF gene encoding diaminopimelate epimerase, with protein MNFHFYKYHALGNDYIVIDPHKAGVDLTAANIRLICHRHFGIGSDGILAGPFFEGSAIRLQILNPDGSEAEKSGNGVRIFSRYLVDAGYITTREFSLETRGGRVHVELLDDRGGQIRIDMGTVTFQSESIPVTGPARAVVNEELVIEGRPLAVTCVSIGNPHCVVLAEPSPATAAKLGPLIETHSLFPNRINVQFLQVLDRNNIRIEIWERGAGYTLASGSSSCAAASAAYKLGLVDNEINVHMPGELLKSISGPADTFL; from the coding sequence ATGAATTTTCATTTTTACAAATATCATGCCTTGGGGAATGACTATATAGTGATTGATCCCCATAAGGCCGGGGTTGACCTGACGGCGGCAAACATCCGGCTGATCTGCCACCGTCATTTCGGGATTGGCTCCGACGGGATTCTGGCCGGCCCCTTCTTTGAGGGTAGCGCAATTCGTTTACAGATACTGAACCCTGATGGCAGCGAGGCTGAAAAGAGCGGCAATGGGGTTAGAATTTTTTCCCGCTATCTCGTAGATGCCGGCTATATAACAACCCGGGAATTTAGCCTGGAGACGCGGGGCGGCCGTGTTCATGTCGAGTTGCTCGATGACCGGGGCGGACAGATCCGGATCGATATGGGGACGGTAACCTTCCAGAGTGAGAGTATTCCGGTCACCGGACCGGCAAGAGCGGTAGTTAATGAAGAACTGGTGATTGAGGGCCGGCCTTTAGCTGTTACCTGTGTGTCGATTGGCAACCCGCATTGCGTAGTACTGGCTGAACCCTCACCGGCGACCGCCGCGAAGCTGGGACCTCTAATTGAAACCCATAGTTTATTTCCTAACCGGATTAATGTTCAGTTCCTGCAAGTGCTGGACCGCAATAATATCCGGATTGAAATCTGGGAACGCGGGGCCGGCTATACCCTGGCCTCCGGCAGCAGCAGTTGTGCGGCCGCCAGTGCGGCCTACAAACTCGGGCTGGTTGATAATGAAATTAATGTCCATATGCCGGGGGAATTATTAAAATCGATATCCGGCCCAGCGGACACATTCTTATGA
- a CDS encoding LysR family transcriptional regulator encodes MRLEQLRHIIEVAHCKSISLAAERAFISQPALSASITKLEVELGISLFKRTNQGVYPTELGESVIEKALEIVDKIEELKEITKTNALALHGTINVAADPSICNTIMVNALTTFKYRHPNVHVMLKVGESNNILHDVQAGKIDFSIILKTDELIQTKNIHIKELFQDDFIILAGKNSPLAIKKAVSLDTALQQPLVLYNTQYVTNCGLSELLSKHGLLNIAYRFDDFKIIETVVASSTCIAFAPKFMSDYYRQIGSIIPIPINNNPVKAAFVIIRSRNHHLSLVEKEFINTVKSLCSMCEFMA; translated from the coding sequence ATGCGTTTAGAGCAATTACGTCACATCATTGAGGTTGCCCATTGCAAATCCATATCCCTTGCCGCAGAACGGGCCTTTATTTCCCAGCCGGCGCTAAGTGCTTCCATCACCAAGTTAGAGGTTGAATTGGGGATTAGTCTCTTTAAACGCACGAACCAGGGAGTATATCCGACCGAATTAGGTGAATCGGTGATCGAAAAAGCGCTGGAAATTGTAGACAAAATCGAAGAACTAAAAGAAATTACCAAAACGAATGCCCTGGCCTTGCATGGTACGATTAATGTCGCCGCCGACCCCAGTATCTGCAACACAATCATGGTCAACGCCTTAACCACCTTCAAATACCGGCATCCTAATGTTCATGTCATGCTGAAAGTAGGCGAATCCAACAATATTCTCCATGATGTGCAGGCCGGGAAAATCGATTTCAGCATTATCCTTAAAACCGATGAGCTGATTCAAACCAAAAACATTCATATAAAAGAGTTATTCCAGGACGACTTTATTATTCTTGCCGGGAAAAACTCACCCCTGGCAATAAAAAAAGCTGTATCCCTGGATACAGCTTTGCAGCAGCCCTTAGTGCTATATAATACCCAGTATGTGACTAACTGCGGCCTGTCGGAACTGTTAAGCAAACACGGGTTGTTAAACATAGCCTATCGTTTTGACGATTTTAAAATAATAGAAACCGTTGTGGCCTCAAGTACCTGCATTGCTTTTGCCCCCAAATTCATGTCCGACTATTATCGCCAAATCGGTTCCATCATCCCCATACCTATCAATAATAACCCGGTTAAAGCAGCGTTCGTCATTATCCGGTCCCGCAACCATCATTTGTCACTTGTTGAAAAAGAATTTATCAATACGGTTAAATCCTTGTGCTCCATGTGCGAGTTTATGGCCTAA
- a CDS encoding ABC transporter ATP-binding protein has translation MPGNEQSLLQRTTDFPAGQPVIQLAGISLRYSQSAAHIQALADINLELSGDDFVCVLGPSGCGKSSLLNIIAGFLQPTTGTITVDGNIHSKPDPQVGVVFQHPNLFPWLSIEKNIEFGLKMKQVGKEQRKELVAHYLQLVGLDGFAKLLPFQLSGGMKQRAAIARTLATDPRMILLDEPFSALDAFTRETMQKNLYDIWHKTRKCLLFITHDVDEALLLAKRIIIMQPNPGRIVNDFPNPLLRRPEQAFSRLRSAKEFNDMRQFLIGQIHS, from the coding sequence ATGCCTGGCAATGAGCAAAGCCTACTGCAGCGGACAACTGATTTCCCGGCCGGGCAGCCGGTGATTCAGCTGGCTGGCATTAGCTTGCGCTACTCTCAGTCGGCAGCACATATTCAGGCCTTGGCAGACATCAACCTGGAGCTTAGCGGGGATGATTTTGTTTGTGTACTGGGGCCGTCCGGCTGCGGCAAGTCTTCGTTACTTAACATTATTGCCGGGTTTCTGCAGCCGACAACCGGTACAATTACCGTGGACGGTAATATACACAGCAAGCCGGACCCGCAGGTGGGGGTGGTTTTTCAGCATCCTAACCTGTTTCCGTGGTTAAGCATTGAGAAGAATATTGAGTTCGGGTTAAAAATGAAACAGGTAGGCAAAGAGCAGCGTAAGGAGCTGGTTGCCCATTATCTCCAGTTGGTTGGACTGGACGGCTTTGCCAAGCTCCTGCCCTTTCAGCTGTCAGGGGGGATGAAGCAGCGGGCGGCCATTGCCCGGACGCTGGCCACCGATCCCCGGATGATCTTACTGGATGAACCATTCAGTGCCCTGGATGCCTTTACCCGGGAGACCATGCAAAAAAATCTGTATGATATTTGGCACAAGACCCGTAAATGCCTGTTGTTTATTACCCATGATGTGGATGAAGCCCTGTTGCTGGCTAAGCGGATTATCATTATGCAGCCTAATCCCGGCCGCATCGTAAACGATTTTCCCAATCCGCTGCTGCGCAGACCGGAACAAGCCTTTAGCCGGCTGCGGTCGGCGAAAGAGTTTAATGATATGCGCCAGTTTCTGATTGGGCAGATACATAGCTGA
- a CDS encoding aliphatic sulfonate ABC transporter substrate-binding protein: MLAGVLLMLAGCSNSGDNKQAAAPAGKETLPKEIRIGYQVSPNGELLAKALGLAEKKFPDVKISWLKFDSGRDINTAIASGSIDFGLIGTPPGTAGIAKGLPYQVYYLHDVIGVSEALVVKQDAGINSLQDLKGKKIATAFGSTSHFSLLTALKQQGVNPAEITILDMQMPDLLAAWHRGDIAGGYVWQPTQAQLIAGGGKVIITSKDVADKGGLTGEFGIVYTEFVKQYPHVVKGYIAVLDEAVHYYRDHPQESAKALAKELGLSAEESLKAMNEIIVLDAAQQTEAKYLGTPGQPGEFAQLLKSTADFLVEQKTITNAPDLTIYQKAIRNDLYEGNK; encoded by the coding sequence ATGTTGGCAGGGGTCCTGCTGATGCTTGCCGGCTGTTCAAACAGCGGTGATAACAAGCAGGCTGCGGCCCCCGCAGGCAAGGAGACCCTGCCTAAAGAGATCCGCATTGGCTACCAGGTGAGCCCGAATGGCGAATTGCTGGCGAAAGCGCTGGGGTTGGCGGAAAAGAAGTTCCCCGATGTTAAAATTTCGTGGCTGAAGTTCGACTCCGGGCGGGATATCAATACGGCGATTGCCAGCGGCTCTATTGATTTTGGGTTAATCGGCACACCGCCGGGCACTGCCGGTATTGCCAAAGGCCTGCCGTACCAGGTGTATTATTTACATGACGTAATCGGTGTGAGTGAAGCGCTGGTGGTCAAGCAAGACGCCGGGATTAACAGTCTCCAGGACCTAAAAGGGAAGAAAATTGCCACCGCCTTTGGGTCTACGTCCCATTTTAGTCTATTGACGGCGTTGAAACAGCAGGGGGTTAACCCGGCTGAGATAACGATACTGGATATGCAAATGCCGGATTTACTGGCTGCCTGGCACAGAGGCGATATTGCCGGCGGTTATGTTTGGCAGCCGACGCAGGCCCAGTTGATCGCCGGCGGCGGCAAGGTCATTATTACCTCTAAAGATGTAGCCGATAAAGGGGGGCTAACCGGCGAATTTGGTATTGTCTACACGGAGTTTGTCAAGCAATATCCCCATGTCGTAAAAGGCTATATTGCCGTACTTGATGAAGCAGTGCATTATTACCGGGACCATCCGCAAGAGTCAGCAAAAGCCTTGGCGAAAGAATTGGGGTTATCGGCAGAAGAAAGCCTGAAGGCTATGAATGAGATCATTGTTTTGGATGCTGCCCAGCAAACCGAGGCTAAGTATTTGGGAACGCCTGGTCAGCCTGGTGAATTTGCGCAATTGTTAAAAAGTACCGCTGATTTTCTGGTTGAACAAAAGACGATCACAAATGCCCCTGATTTAACAATATACCAGAAGGCTATTCGCAATGATCTGTATGAGGGGAACAAATAG
- a CDS encoding ABC transporter permease, producing the protein MQRNKASLINRLVLPQAWLYKGVSVLAVAVVLGFWEIGSRFQLFNPVFVPSPEQVWAAFTDILREGYKGHSLYYHILASLQRLFLALVLALATAIPLGLLCGSSRLLMALFDPFIEFYRPLPPLAYYTLLVLWFGITDVSKVALLFLSAFPPLFIAGVYSVQCIPGDRINGARSLGAANWRLLVYVVFPSCLPDLLTGLRTSVGVAYSTLVAAEMVAAISGVGWMVLDASKFLRNDIIYVGIIIMGVIAILLDSCIRAVLRRTSPWVGKE; encoded by the coding sequence ATGCAAAGAAACAAGGCTTCACTGATAAACAGACTGGTATTGCCCCAGGCGTGGCTGTATAAAGGAGTATCTGTTTTGGCTGTAGCGGTTGTTTTGGGATTTTGGGAAATAGGCAGCCGCTTTCAGCTGTTTAATCCGGTTTTTGTACCGTCGCCGGAGCAGGTGTGGGCTGCTTTTACCGATATTCTCCGGGAAGGCTACAAAGGCCACAGCCTGTATTATCATATCCTGGCAAGCCTGCAGCGGCTGTTTCTGGCGCTGGTCCTGGCTTTGGCGACAGCGATACCGCTGGGGCTTCTTTGCGGCAGTTCACGACTGCTGATGGCATTATTTGATCCCTTTATTGAGTTTTATCGCCCGCTGCCGCCGCTGGCATACTATACCCTGCTGGTGTTGTGGTTTGGCATTACCGATGTTTCCAAGGTGGCGCTCCTGTTTTTAAGCGCCTTTCCGCCCCTGTTTATTGCCGGGGTATATAGTGTGCAGTGTATACCGGGAGATCGAATCAATGGGGCGAGATCCCTGGGAGCAGCGAATTGGCGATTGCTTGTTTATGTTGTTTTCCCATCGTGTTTGCCAGATCTACTGACAGGGTTACGAACCTCTGTCGGCGTGGCGTATTCAACCCTGGTAGCCGCCGAGATGGTAGCCGCCATTTCCGGGGTTGGCTGGATGGTGCTGGATGCCAGCAAGTTTCTGCGCAATGACATTATTTATGTGGGGATTATCATAATGGGGGTGATAGCCATCTTGCTGGACAGCTGCATCCGGGCGGTGCTGCGGCGCACTTCACCGTGGGTTGGTAAGGAATAA
- a CDS encoding thioredoxin family protein, with product MTKVTEANFDEFTFDSSLAVLVFFGSKRCKLCKELAPVILAIADENTHRLNVCWVDVDKYKPLFQRFRLQGIPHLLLFSKGEVRERIGGLHPKEALVAVIDRVLASGCATAEPGSKGVIHSDCTGCCSC from the coding sequence ATGACGAAGGTTACTGAAGCAAACTTCGATGAATTTACGTTTGACAGCAGTCTGGCGGTGCTGGTCTTTTTCGGCTCCAAACGCTGCAAGCTCTGCAAGGAGTTAGCCCCTGTTATCCTGGCCATTGCGGACGAAAATACCCATAGACTAAATGTATGCTGGGTAGATGTAGATAAATATAAACCGCTGTTTCAGCGCTTCCGGTTACAGGGGATACCGCATTTACTGCTTTTTAGCAAAGGGGAGGTGCGGGAGCGGATCGGCGGACTGCATCCTAAAGAGGCATTAGTTGCTGTGATTGACAGGGTACTGGCCAGCGGGTGTGCAACTGCTGAACCCGGCAGCAAAGGAGTGATTCATAGCGATTGTACAGGGTGTTGCTCCTGTTGA
- a CDS encoding alkaline phosphatase family protein — protein MASSYGAAKKVMLLGLDGADPALIKKYIAAGKLPNLKRVIEQGATTPGLDMQGVLPAITPPNWATLATGAWPNTHGITCFWNHTLGNALDMMDYGWNSELLQAETVWAAFARAGKKSILFNYPTAWPPTTEQAIYVDGTSIYTNLRGYIDYEKVYECQAGDFPIREIPHVIDNSGTDCRVEGDISSLKAEISKDEYEGYGYTQPGLVTSVEDGELSADIPNADQVITPIKPATGWKNAPAGAREVVLPVNSGQARRYGLLTAADGKTYNQISIYRSKQDEQALGGALANEWSGWIYDTFTVNGKDTPVAYKIRVLAMNPDGSSLTFYYSFVLDLTGGKYFYPAEIGPELYAQVGPMLQPVNYDRLNPLADSILLDSVREMYQWHVEAINYLLDHKEWDLFYTHMHGIDMFNHFYLDYIFPEASVEYERYQELIEQIYEISDDFVGAMLQRLAADTTIIITSDHGGVGKNPATEHPLIGDMWGINVGIMGQLGYTRLKDVSGKPEIDWANTKAVAQRATFIYINLKGRDPQGSVEPDEYDKLVEKIIDDLYSYRDPHTGRRVVAFAMNRNDMEAVGLGGPNCGDIFYILEPEFTRCHGNGLSNHTLLGCSMKALFMMVGAGVKQGEILHRRVRMVDVVPTICHLTAAPMPRDVEGGVIYQALREKESYTD, from the coding sequence ATGGCAAGCAGTTATGGAGCCGCAAAAAAGGTTATGCTGTTAGGGCTGGATGGAGCTGATCCGGCCTTAATTAAAAAATATATTGCCGCCGGGAAACTGCCTAATTTAAAAAGGGTGATCGAGCAGGGGGCAACAACGCCGGGACTGGATATGCAGGGTGTCTTACCGGCGATTACTCCGCCTAACTGGGCTACCCTGGCAACAGGCGCCTGGCCAAATACGCACGGGATTACCTGCTTTTGGAATCACACGCTGGGCAATGCCCTGGATATGATGGATTATGGCTGGAATTCGGAGCTGCTGCAAGCGGAAACGGTGTGGGCTGCTTTCGCCAGGGCCGGGAAGAAGAGTATATTGTTTAACTATCCAACCGCCTGGCCGCCGACTACCGAGCAGGCGATCTATGTGGATGGTACAAGTATCTATACTAATTTACGGGGCTATATCGATTATGAAAAAGTGTATGAATGTCAAGCGGGGGATTTTCCGATCCGGGAGATTCCTCATGTTATCGATAACAGCGGTACCGATTGCCGGGTGGAGGGCGACATATCCTCTCTCAAGGCAGAGATCAGCAAGGATGAATACGAAGGTTATGGCTATACCCAGCCAGGGCTTGTAACATCAGTTGAGGATGGAGAGCTATCTGCCGATATCCCCAATGCCGATCAGGTGATAACACCGATTAAACCGGCCACGGGCTGGAAAAACGCCCCGGCCGGGGCGCGGGAAGTCGTTTTGCCGGTGAATAGCGGGCAAGCCCGGCGTTATGGCTTACTGACTGCCGCCGATGGCAAAACCTATAACCAGATCAGCATTTACCGCAGTAAACAGGACGAACAGGCTTTGGGCGGGGCCTTGGCCAATGAGTGGAGCGGCTGGATATATGACACCTTTACCGTGAATGGCAAAGACACGCCGGTAGCTTACAAAATCAGGGTTCTTGCCATGAACCCTGACGGCAGCTCGCTGACCTTTTACTATTCCTTTGTCCTGGACCTGACCGGCGGTAAATATTTTTACCCGGCTGAAATCGGTCCGGAGCTGTATGCGCAAGTGGGACCGATGCTGCAGCCGGTAAACTATGACCGGTTGAATCCGCTGGCTGACAGTATTCTGCTGGATTCGGTCCGGGAGATGTATCAATGGCATGTTGAGGCGATAAATTACCTGTTGGATCATAAAGAGTGGGACCTTTTTTATACCCACATGCACGGGATTGATATGTTTAATCATTTCTATCTGGATTATATCTTCCCGGAAGCCTCGGTAGAATACGAGCGATATCAGGAACTGATTGAGCAGATTTATGAAATCAGTGATGATTTCGTCGGGGCGATGCTGCAACGGCTGGCTGCGGATACAACAATTATTATTACCTCCGATCATGGCGGGGTTGGCAAAAACCCGGCCACCGAGCACCCTCTGATTGGCGATATGTGGGGGATTAATGTCGGCATTATGGGGCAGCTGGGGTATACCAGGCTGAAAGATGTGAGTGGGAAACCTGAGATTGACTGGGCCAATACCAAAGCGGTTGCGCAACGGGCTACCTTTATCTATATTAATCTGAAAGGCCGGGACCCGCAGGGGAGTGTGGAGCCGGACGAGTATGACAAGCTGGTTGAAAAAATCATTGATGATTTATACAGCTATCGTGATCCGCATACCGGCCGGCGGGTGGTTGCCTTTGCGATGAACCGGAACGATATGGAGGCTGTTGGTCTGGGCGGGCCTAACTGCGGCGATATCTTCTATATTCTGGAACCGGAGTTTACCCGGTGCCACGGGAACGGACTCAGCAATCATACGCTGCTGGGGTGCTCGATGAAGGCGCTGTTTATGATGGTGGGAGCAGGGGTAAAACAAGGTGAAATTTTGCACAGGCGGGTACGGATGGTGGATGTAGTGCCTACTATTTGTCATTTGACGGCAGCCCCCATGCCCCGGGATGTCGAGGGCGGGGTCATTTATCAGGCTTTGCGGGAGAAGGAATCGTATACAGACTAA
- a CDS encoding response regulator transcription factor: MSVVLIVEDELLELEFLKLVVAEDLRPQDTILTCESGIQAVKLAKQYRPDIIVMDILIPEMDGLHALQEIKKFLPQVCVMILSAYSDFSYAQAAIRLRVQEYLLKPVKPSVFKQAFHALLTTVAACQVQAKEEVMEAKINQIYFIEKSIRYINENFKQKLPLQLVAAYVFVNPQYFSRIFKKEVGVNYIDYVNKLKIEYACKLLETTNYPAYRIASECGFTDPSYFNRVFVQQMNMPPKAYRRKHLSNSAK, encoded by the coding sequence ATGAGCGTAGTTTTAATTGTGGAAGATGAATTACTCGAATTAGAGTTTCTCAAATTAGTTGTGGCCGAGGATCTTCGCCCCCAAGATACAATACTCACCTGTGAAAGTGGCATTCAGGCTGTCAAACTGGCCAAGCAATACCGGCCGGACATCATCGTGATGGATATCCTCATTCCGGAAATGGACGGTTTGCATGCCCTGCAGGAGATCAAGAAATTCCTCCCTCAGGTATGTGTTATGATCCTATCGGCCTATTCGGATTTTTCCTATGCGCAGGCAGCCATTCGCCTGCGTGTTCAGGAATACTTACTGAAGCCTGTCAAACCCTCTGTGTTCAAACAGGCATTCCATGCCTTGCTGACTACGGTAGCTGCATGCCAGGTACAGGCCAAGGAAGAGGTTATGGAGGCCAAAATCAACCAGATCTATTTTATTGAAAAATCAATAAGATATATTAATGAGAATTTTAAACAAAAATTACCCCTGCAATTGGTTGCTGCCTATGTATTTGTAAATCCTCAATATTTCAGCCGCATCTTTAAAAAAGAAGTAGGGGTCAACTATATAGATTATGTAAACAAATTAAAGATTGAATATGCCTGCAAATTACTGGAAACGACCAATTATCCCGCTTATCGCATTGCCAGTGAATGTGGTTTTACTGATCCCTCTTATTTTAATCGCGTGTTCGTGCAGCAAATGAATATGCCCCCCAAAGCCTACCGCCGAAAACATCTAAGTAACAGCGCCAAATAA
- a CDS encoding histidine kinase — translation MNKTDKTLRHLMDSNLYSRYSGLLSLSNISLQLIDLNGDILIEFNPSPDFCKQICQQEETRICPDYISRLKPGKGDRFACRYGLTNICLPVGINNQTIGYVTGAQVYSPDSEYQKYLIDIMDLAQAKNLEPEVIAKSIAAIKTIEENKIEIHEQLCNYIAKNIFYDFSESINTTDTAIARLSIEKEMLEKKIIDLEAKNISLVINPHFLFNTLNTIARIAYFEKSHTTEELIYCLSDLLRYNLKQDDELHTIGAEIDNIEKYLYIQKKKFKNRLEYDIDIADPIKHHRIPNMIIQPIVENALIHGITPKRDGGRIKIYAEKYKNDINIFVMDNGHGFPKEVLQSLQQPENKVGIGFRSTDKRLKGYFGDAYGLAIVKSDYSGSTVTISIPTKPNARRQG, via the coding sequence ATGAACAAGACTGATAAAACCTTAAGACATTTAATGGATTCCAATCTGTATTCCCGCTATAGCGGACTGTTATCCTTGTCCAATATTTCTTTACAGCTGATTGATCTCAATGGCGATATCCTGATTGAGTTTAATCCGTCGCCCGATTTTTGCAAACAGATCTGCCAGCAAGAGGAAACGCGAATCTGCCCAGACTATATTTCCCGCTTAAAACCAGGTAAGGGAGACCGGTTTGCCTGCCGGTACGGGCTGACAAACATTTGTTTACCAGTCGGTATTAACAACCAAACGATAGGCTATGTCACCGGTGCCCAGGTTTATTCACCGGACAGTGAATATCAGAAATATCTGATCGATATCATGGATCTGGCCCAGGCTAAAAACCTTGAACCGGAAGTTATTGCCAAATCAATTGCAGCGATAAAAACCATCGAAGAAAACAAAATTGAGATTCATGAACAACTTTGCAACTATATTGCCAAAAACATTTTCTATGACTTTTCTGAAAGCATTAATACTACCGATACGGCGATAGCAAGACTGTCTATTGAAAAAGAAATGCTGGAAAAAAAGATTATTGACCTGGAAGCAAAAAATATATCTTTGGTCATTAACCCGCATTTCCTGTTTAATACCCTGAACACCATAGCCCGCATCGCCTATTTTGAAAAATCCCATACAACGGAAGAACTTATTTACTGCCTTTCCGATTTATTGCGGTACAACTTAAAGCAAGACGATGAGTTGCACACCATTGGCGCCGAGATAGATAATATCGAGAAATACCTCTATATTCAGAAAAAGAAATTTAAAAATCGTCTGGAATATGATATTGATATTGCAGACCCGATTAAACACCATCGAATACCCAATATGATCATACAGCCCATCGTTGAAAATGCCCTGATTCATGGTATCACCCCCAAAAGGGACGGTGGCAGGATAAAAATTTACGCAGAAAAATATAAAAACGACATCAATATTTTTGTCATGGATAATGGGCATGGTTTTCCCAAAGAGGTCTTACAAAGCCTGCAACAACCCGAGAATAAGGTGGGAATCGGCTTTCGCAGTACGGACAAGCGGTTAAAGGGATATTTCGGTGACGCTTACGGGCTGGCAATCGTAAAATCAGATTATAGTGGCAGTACGGTCACCATCTCCATTCCCACCAAACCCAATGCGAGGCGACAGGGATGA
- the eutM gene encoding ethanolamine utilization microcompartment protein EutM: protein MSKTEALGLIETKGLVGAIEAADAMVKAANVYLIGREFVGGGLVTVMVRGDVGAIKAATDAGAAAAQRVGELISVHVIPRPHGDVELILPQANKEI, encoded by the coding sequence ATGAGTAAAACAGAAGCATTAGGATTAATTGAGACAAAAGGTCTGGTAGGAGCAATTGAAGCGGCAGATGCCATGGTCAAGGCCGCTAACGTTTATCTGATCGGCCGCGAGTTTGTCGGTGGTGGCCTCGTAACCGTTATGGTAAGAGGCGATGTTGGGGCGATAAAAGCAGCAACCGATGCCGGTGCCGCTGCTGCCCAGCGGGTTGGCGAACTGATCTCCGTTCATGTTATCCCCCGTCCCCACGGTGATGTAGAACTGATACTCCCGCAGGCCAATAAAGAAATATAA
- a CDS encoding phosphate propanoyltransferase, protein MGKYDTLVELLLEAIKEGGDGKKDTAAIPVGISNRHVHISQTDLDALFGAGYQLTKIKDLSQPLQYACQETLTIAGPKGAIEKVRILGPARSQSQVEILQADCFKLGIPAPVKMSGDLQGTSGITLIGPQGSILLTQGVIIAQRHIHMTPEDAKRLGVSNGELVTIQVGGLRGGTYSNVAIRVSGTSALECHIDTEEANAMNIGPNSTITIIK, encoded by the coding sequence ATGGGCAAGTATGACACTTTAGTAGAGCTTCTGCTGGAAGCAATTAAAGAAGGGGGGGATGGTAAAAAGGACACCGCTGCCATACCGGTAGGAATCTCCAACCGTCATGTTCATATTTCCCAAACAGATTTGGACGCCCTGTTTGGTGCGGGCTACCAACTAACTAAAATCAAGGATTTGTCCCAGCCCCTGCAATATGCCTGCCAAGAAACCCTGACGATCGCCGGGCCCAAAGGGGCGATTGAAAAGGTTCGCATTCTCGGGCCGGCCAGAAGCCAGTCGCAGGTAGAAATACTCCAGGCCGATTGTTTCAAACTTGGCATACCGGCACCGGTGAAAATGTCCGGAGACCTGCAGGGAACTTCAGGCATCACGCTGATTGGCCCCCAGGGCAGCATCCTGCTGACGCAGGGAGTGATCATTGCGCAGCGGCACATTCATATGACCCCGGAGGATGCAAAACGCCTTGGTGTAAGCAATGGCGAGCTGGTTACCATCCAGGTGGGCGGCCTGCGTGGAGGAACTTATTCGAATGTCGCTATCCGGGTCAGCGGCACCTCGGCTCTTGAATGCCATATCGACACCGAAGAAGCGAATGCCATGAACATTGGGCCAAACTCAACGATAACAATTATAAAATAA